Within the Trichoderma breve strain T069 chromosome 3, whole genome shotgun sequence genome, the region TGATACAAAAAACGTCTACTGGAACCTCCCCAGGCCAgattctcatcctctcccctGGCTTCTCGTACTGGCTGGTCTCTCTGCAGGACAAATCGTGACATATGCAGCcgctcagcttctccttgctcGAATCGGCGTCAACGCAGCTCAGGGTCTCTTCAAGGGTGCCATTGACAGGGTCAGCCGGGCTACATTCCGCTATCACGATACGACGCCGACGGGCCAGCTTAAGAACCGGCTCATCGCCGACATGGGCATGGTGGACGGAGGCATTGTGGCGCCGTTGGAGTCGTTTGTCTTCAACTTGATTGCCCTTGTCATGAGCATGGTGGCCATTGCAACTCACCAGCCATTGTTGCTTGCTATacttggtgttgttgctatTCTATTCGTCTACTTCTTTAGAATCTACGTACCCGTGTCGCGATGCCTCCGCCGCATGGAGATGCGCTACCTCAcgcccatcatcgccaacatcGGCGTCATGCAGGACGGCCTCGTCACGATCCGAGCTCTACGGGTGGAAAAGCACTTCCAAGACCGCCACTTGGATGCCGTCGACGACTTTCAGAAGCAGGACCACTTCTTCTGGAGCATGGCGTTTTGGCTCGACTTTCGTCTCAGCTTGAGCTCCGTCGTTACTCGCACCGCGCTGATTCTGTTCATGATTTGGCGGAGGATGCCGGCCAGCGCCGTTGGTTTCGTCTTGACGCAGACCATCATTGCCATGTCTGCcgtgcagcagctctgcGAGAAATTTgcacagctgcagctcgatGCCGTTTCGCTGGAGCGAGTCAACATGCTGAACCAGATCCCGGAAGAGCCCAAAGGCGAGCAAGATCCGCCCGAGGACTGGCCCAGACCTTGTGACAATGTCAGGTTCGAGCAAATGTCCTTCAAGTACGGCAGCCATTTACCCTCAGTGTTGGATAAAGTGTCGTTTGAGATTCCCGGAGGCTCGACGTGTGCCGTCCTGGGCCGTACAGGATCTGGAAAGTCGACCATTGCCAATGCCCTTCTCATGACGCAGGCGCCTTTTGAAGGAACTCTCAAGGTAGGCAGCGTCGATCTATCTCAAGTCGATCGAACGGCTCTACGAAACCGCATCACGTTTATTCAACAGGATCCGACCCTATTCCCCGGCACTCTGCGCGATAACATCGATCCAGGCGCCGATTTCTCCAACGAAGAGTGTCTCAACGCAATCCACCGCGTTCTCGGGCCCGAGTGGAATCTGGAATCACAGATTGATGCCGCGGGCAAGAACCTCAGCCAAGGCCAGCGACAACTTGTAGGTATCGCGCGGGCTGTCCTTCGACGAAGCGGACTGGTCATTCTCGACGAAGCAACTGCTTCGATTGACCGTGCCACGGCTGCAACGGTGCAGCGAGTCTTAAGGTCGGAATTGTCTAAGAGCACGGTGATTACGATTGCGCACCGGCTGGAGGCTGTGGAGGACGCGACGTGGTGCTTGAGGTTGGATCATGGGCGGGTGGTTGAGTGTGGACCAGCGAGGGATTTGGCGGGCagtggagagagaaatgatGAGTGATGATGGGTTGATTTGCATATAGTTACCATTTCAGTGTTGAGCATGATTATGTTTTGATGATATCATCGGAAATGAGCGTATGGATTTGACGGATAATGGATGCATCCCGTTGTTTACTAGATAATGGGTGGATACACGTACAAGAGCTTATAGAAGCGATACACGTAATAACGGATAGTTTCCGAGTCTCTAGGAGAATAGATTCTTCCTAATATTAGCATTTCTTAGTGGCAACAATAGTCAAGTGTCAGACGGAACCTATACCCTGTCAAGTCATCCATAGGCGGACGCGAAACTGCAACTAGGAGTTACTATCTCGCGACGACAGCCGGGAAGAAGGGGGCGCATTGATGGACTATAACGTGGCTGCTTACTCCCGCCAAGAAGCTTGAATAGAGAGAGATCCAGGGTGTTGCAGAAGGTTGCCATGCTTATCCGGTTGCTTGTCAACTCAAGTGTAAGACTCAGGTCATGATACCATCCTGTCAACTCGCCTCCGCGCCCTCCAAACAAACAGCATGAAAGACATATTATCTCGCGCCCTCCGTCTATAAATAACAGTTTTGCGCAGTCCCAGTCAGCTGTTTTTAGTGACGTTCTATCCTAGCCAACTAAAGCCTCGCGCCAATGTAACATCGCCTATCCTGCAGCATCTCGCAATTCCTATCCTCAATAGAACGCCGGCAATGCATCCGAAACGCCGCCTCCCCACATCTCCCTTTTTTATCCTATTCCCGGCAACTATCATGCCCCGACCCGACTCTGCGGGGCGCTATTTGGTTGGTTTGGTTCCCTTTTCCGCGGAGTTcttccttgaccttttccgTTGCCTGGTGTTTCGTTCAATACTACGAGTGCACGCGGATAGtaatttctcttttctaaCGGGTCTCACAAAAACTTTGGcaaaaagacgaaaagagaaaaggaaagactgaaagaaagaaaagagagcaaatgACACGAAATCTTATCAAGGCGTGTCTTCGCTGCCACGAGCGGAAACTCAAGTGCGATGCACAGCAGATCGGACTGCCGTGTAGTAGATGCGTCGCCACGAGAGGAGACGAAGCCTTGGAGTCTTGTGTGCGGGTACTTCGACGACCTAGGACGAGGAGGTAAGAAAAGAGGATGAatatgatgaagaagaagggagaaaaacAGAAGCCAGGACACTGGGATTTATTATATATGCACTTCCCTTTCCCCGTTTCCGGAGTTGTGGTTGGTTGAGAAGAGTTGCTAACCACTTATTTTCTTTGACGTCGGCGATAGACGAGTTGCCAAAGCGAGACACACTGTGGACACGGAGACTTTGAATCGCCGAAATGGCGAGCAAGAAGGCAACTCCAGCTGTACGACTCCCCATGTAAGTACACACTCTCTATCGAACATACAACGGATATTCAGTCTTTGACGGTATAATTCCTCTCAGAAGATTGAATCCTGGACGCCGCCTCTGTACTTGGGTCAGACGTCCTCCTCTTCCGAAGATGACGCCCGCACTCCGGAGACCTGCATGATTGCGCAGGAATGCGAGCAAATCGCAAAGGGATCCAGCCTGCCTTCTCTCGAGATCATGCTAGAACCATCTCAGACAGGGCCGGATCTGGTTCAGTATCACAGCGAGATGCATTACATGACTATCATCAGCGAGCTTGTCGATGCAAAGAAGTCGAGTAGAGTGACGCGTATCGTTGTGGAGGATAGGAAGCCCATGGCTACTAGACACACgcagatgaagacgacgcaGGTTCGAGTTGTTATTCAAGGGCTTGATCCGCTTGATGAGGAGTACTTGAATAACAAATCAGCGTTTAGCTTGCCTTCAAAACACAGCTGGTACGACCAaactcactcactcactcactcatcaTCCGCCATGTTTTTGTATATTCTAACATGATGATATTGAAAAAAAGCGAAGCTATGCTACAAGCCTACTTTTCCCTCGGCCACCCTCACGTGCCTATTCTTGACCCCGTCGAATTCGTCAAGTCGTACTTATCCGGTTcattctccctcttcctcatgCAAGCCATTCTCGCCAACGCTGCGCTGTACGCGCCCATGCCCCTACTTGAAGCTTGTGGGTTTAGTGAGAGATGCGAGGCCATCGAGACGTATTTCTCCAGAGCTAGTTTGCTGTACCAGTTTGGCTGTGAGAGGAACCAGCTGCGGTCGCTGCAAGGATCGATTGTGTTGGGGATGACGGCCGTGACGGGATCGTTTGATCGGGATTTCAGATATTGGATTCACAATGCGGTGAGATTGGCCGTTAAGATGGGATTGCATAAAAGGTGAGTATCTATCTTCACATTATCAAATACATAATCTTTATGGAATCTTGATAGACTAACAAAGGGGGTATTACCATCCGTCATCAGCTTTGCGCACAAAGAGTCAGAATCACCAACATGTAAACTATACCAAAGAATCTGGTGGGCTCTCTACGTAAGTCAGATCCATGCAATCCATACATATACGATAAAAATCAATCAAAAACTCATTCTTCAGATCCGCGACATCACGCTGCTCCTCGGCGGTGCACAAAACATGCGCATGATCCACGCAGAAGACAACGAAGTCCTCACCATCCCAACCCCCGAATCCCTCGGCGACGATGTCCCAGCCTGCTACGCCCATCTCATTCCGCCTCTAACACAGCAGCAACGCGAATATTTCATCGAA harbors:
- a CDS encoding fungal specific transcription factor domain-containing protein, producing MASKKATPAKIESWTPPLYLGQTSSSSEDDARTPETCMIAQECEQIAKGSSLPSLEIMLEPSQTGPDLVQYHSEMHYMTIISELVDAKKSSRVTRIVVEDRKPMATRHTQMKTTQVRVVIQGLDPLDEEYLNNKSAFSLPSKHSCEAMLQAYFSLGHPHVPILDPVEFVKSYLSGSFSLFLMQAILANAALYAPMPLLEACGFSERCEAIETYFSRASLLYQFGCERNQLRSLQGSIVLGMTAVTGSFDRDFRYWIHNAVRLAVKMGLHKRLTKGVLPSVISFAHKESESPTCKLYQRIWWALYIRDITLLLGGAQNMRMIHAEDNEVLTIPTPESLGDDVPACYAHLIPPLTQQQREYFIEYCRLARIATKCLSILKSHPRETLDLIQSELHLWRSSLPESLQPVHRPSHVRSDSIWHMVLMTSSYRYESMLCRILRKESEGRDLELQKKSAQAVRAAIYELDAIIGRAMAYDMLSMLPMSCISIGPTVLALHLEIVLSPSESETVKSRSRIYIHQAIVFLQQCRDLPFMKIALDLVDWALTKQNLLSIDKLNAPPPPIASHLHQQEPFVDLDKEGSGAGGENQAMANVSVFDVIERLDEFLELGAMDDTMISDLWQNIS